A region from the Algoriphagus machipongonensis genome encodes:
- a CDS encoding SusD/RagB family nutrient-binding outer membrane lipoprotein: MNIKRIFIYALLIGGISSCTVEDFADNYTDPSKVSETSVGKQFTGMIHSNRLYVLPGYRDYFVVRRITSNRYSQVVGWVNEENQYVPGSAAVGERWSVFYNFMAQYRELQKVYGKLSQEEQADNRVFMIAAATYFYDRTQRIVDIYGDIPWSEAGMLSINGGDYTESYASYDKAEDIYSTMLDDLAGFADEMGSLTINPATEADFNTQDLINRGDIDLWIRYINSLRLRMLTRVSGTSELGARAKTEIGTILSNPGQYPLVTDNDSNILFNIHTLGTLMPANQFQSGLEDWDGNLAGKKILDHMVNNADPRLTYVFEPGTNSESGEYLGLDPLMNATDQNELVLTQTLSIYNRSTISRNQYFPGVIITAAEVHLMAAEYYLKEGQDGMAKSHYEESIKQSIGFYEYLRGISNNTEAEAPIEPTDDSINAYLGMDAVAWDSASGMDEKLTLIAEQKWLHFNVIQSNENWTEIRRLNKLDLNFWEDKSNQQNLPPQRWVYPGSEQSYNTENYAVVQPEDILGNKIFWDMN, from the coding sequence ATGAATATCAAACGAATATTTATATATGCACTACTGATTGGCGGAATTAGCAGCTGTACAGTAGAAGATTTTGCAGATAATTATACTGATCCTTCTAAAGTTTCTGAAACTTCAGTAGGAAAGCAATTTACAGGAATGATCCACTCCAATAGACTTTATGTTCTACCGGGGTATAGAGATTATTTTGTAGTGAGAAGAATTACTTCCAACAGGTATAGTCAAGTCGTAGGGTGGGTAAATGAGGAAAACCAATATGTACCTGGCTCTGCGGCAGTAGGAGAAAGATGGAGTGTCTTTTATAACTTCATGGCTCAATATAGAGAGCTTCAAAAAGTATACGGTAAGCTGTCACAGGAAGAGCAGGCTGATAATCGTGTTTTCATGATTGCAGCAGCAACATATTTCTATGACCGGACTCAACGAATCGTTGATATTTACGGCGATATCCCTTGGAGTGAAGCAGGAATGCTAAGTATCAATGGTGGAGATTACACTGAATCTTATGCTAGCTATGATAAGGCCGAAGACATTTACAGTACTATGTTAGATGACTTGGCTGGATTTGCAGATGAGATGGGGTCTTTGACTATTAATCCAGCAACAGAAGCTGACTTCAATACACAGGATTTGATTAATAGAGGAGATATTGATCTATGGATCAGATATATCAATTCTCTAAGATTGAGAATGCTGACAAGAGTAAGTGGTACCAGCGAATTAGGAGCAAGAGCTAAAACCGAAATTGGAACAATTCTTTCCAACCCAGGCCAATATCCATTAGTTACGGATAATGACAGCAACATCCTGTTTAACATTCACACATTAGGTACTTTGATGCCAGCTAATCAGTTCCAGTCAGGATTAGAAGATTGGGATGGTAACCTTGCAGGCAAAAAAATTCTTGACCACATGGTTAATAATGCTGATCCAAGATTGACTTATGTGTTTGAGCCAGGTACAAACTCTGAATCAGGTGAATATTTAGGACTTGATCCATTGATGAATGCTACTGATCAAAATGAATTGGTTTTGACTCAAACGTTGAGTATTTACAATAGATCTACCATTAGTAGAAATCAATATTTCCCAGGTGTGATTATTACTGCTGCTGAGGTTCACTTGATGGCTGCAGAATACTACTTAAAAGAAGGTCAGGATGGAATGGCTAAGTCTCATTACGAGGAGTCTATTAAGCAATCGATTGGATTTTATGAATACTTGAGAGGTATCAGTAATAATACAGAAGCGGAAGCACCAATTGAGCCAACTGATGATTCTATCAATGCTTATTTAGGTATGGATGCTGTTGCTTGGGATTCAGCCTCAGGAATGGATGAAAAGCTAACCTTGATTGCAGAGCAGAAATGGCTTCACTTTAATGTGATTCAATCCAACGAAAACTGGACAGAAATCCGAAGACTAAATAAATTGGATTTGAATTTTTGGGAAGATAAATCCAATCAGCAGAATTTACCCCCTCAGAGATGGGTATATCCTGGTTCTGAGCAATCTTACAATACAGAAAATTATGCTGTTGTACAGCCAGAAGATATATTGGGTAATAAGATTTTCTGGGATATGAATTGA
- a CDS encoding SusD/RagB family nutrient-binding outer membrane lipoprotein, translating to MKKYITILISGLLLVTAGCDGDFADINTNPNSAGSNVFDPNLILPTVSYNYGNMMTGYTGAILFQSMWVQVMASTSTGGANYYSNADKYVASGSTNSYIQSVWNDGFSAASRVNQMQALAEEKGFTNLAAVGEIWKVLTLSFVSDVYGDIPYSEALMAEEGITQPKYDTQSEAYMMMLSDLETALSSISESADPIRNDVLYGGDLSKWKKLGYSIMLRMAMRLVDVDPSTAQSYVQKAVAGGVFASPADEAVLVSDQNNGYANSSANALNVTDDVYEVRWSDKLINFLKSSDDPRLSVVAEVPPAGLAANKDGSVVGNNDPAVQIGLPNGYDLKGGDKDISNAPNFPGGTGSGDNLAPIGAYSRPTAIYRDRDAPVFILTYAEVQLLLADAAVRGYGVPGSASAYYAAGVEGALMSIGKFGGESVSSSAASAFAAANPLDTSSEESSLKMINEQIWATTGVFANFVESWNNWKRSGYPELTPVNYSGNFSGGQIPTRQLYPASESTTNPEGLSNAISNMGGDNWTTKVWWDQ from the coding sequence ATGAAAAAATATATAACCATATTGATTTCAGGCCTACTCCTAGTTACTGCTGGTTGTGACGGAGACTTTGCTGATATCAACACCAATCCAAACAGTGCAGGATCCAATGTGTTTGATCCTAACCTGATTTTACCTACTGTTTCCTATAATTATGGAAACATGATGACTGGATATACAGGCGCGATCCTATTCCAGAGTATGTGGGTACAAGTGATGGCATCTACCTCCACTGGAGGTGCAAACTATTATTCCAATGCGGATAAATATGTAGCATCTGGAAGTACCAACAGTTATATACAAAGTGTATGGAACGATGGCTTCTCTGCTGCATCTCGAGTGAATCAAATGCAAGCTCTTGCAGAAGAAAAAGGATTTACAAACCTTGCTGCTGTAGGGGAGATTTGGAAAGTCTTGACACTTTCTTTTGTATCTGATGTTTATGGAGATATACCTTATTCTGAGGCTTTAATGGCTGAAGAAGGAATTACCCAGCCAAAATATGATACACAGTCTGAAGCGTATATGATGATGCTTTCTGATTTGGAAACTGCTTTAAGTTCAATAAGTGAGTCTGCTGATCCTATCAGAAATGATGTGCTTTATGGTGGCGATTTGAGCAAGTGGAAAAAATTGGGTTACTCTATCATGTTGAGAATGGCTATGAGATTGGTTGACGTTGATCCTTCAACTGCCCAGTCTTATGTTCAAAAGGCAGTAGCAGGCGGAGTTTTTGCATCACCTGCTGATGAAGCAGTCTTGGTATCTGATCAAAACAACGGTTATGCCAATTCAAGTGCTAATGCCTTAAACGTAACTGATGATGTATATGAGGTAAGATGGTCTGATAAGTTGATTAATTTCCTTAAATCTTCTGATGACCCTAGACTTTCTGTAGTTGCTGAAGTGCCTCCAGCAGGTCTTGCTGCCAACAAAGACGGATCAGTGGTTGGAAATAATGATCCAGCAGTTCAGATTGGTTTACCTAATGGCTATGATCTGAAAGGTGGTGATAAAGATATTTCCAATGCACCAAACTTCCCAGGAGGAACTGGTTCTGGAGATAATCTTGCACCTATTGGAGCTTACTCAAGACCAACAGCGATTTATAGAGATAGAGACGCACCGGTGTTTATCTTGACTTACGCTGAAGTTCAGCTTTTATTGGCTGATGCTGCGGTAAGAGGATATGGTGTTCCTGGTTCTGCATCTGCTTATTATGCTGCTGGTGTAGAAGGAGCATTAATGTCAATTGGGAAATTCGGTGGAGAAAGTGTTTCTTCCTCAGCTGCCTCTGCTTTTGCTGCTGCAAATCCTTTGGATACAAGCAGTGAAGAATCATCTTTAAAAATGATCAATGAGCAAATTTGGGCAACTACTGGAGTATTTGCCAATTTTGTAGAGTCTTGGAATAACTGGAAGCGTTCAGGTTACCCTGAGTTAACTCCAGTCAATTATTCTGGAAACTTCTCTGGTGGTCAAATTCCAACGAGACAATTGTATCCTGCTTCTGAGAGCACTACCAACCCTGAGGGACTTAGCAATGCGATTTCCAATATGGGAGGTGATAATTGGACTACTAAAGTATGGTGGGATCAATAA
- a CDS encoding sulfatase family protein, protein MRFSHTIYLFTGIILSSLFSSCQNKEVESTETEIPSKPNIVLIFADDMGYGDLGVYGATQWETPNLDKMASDGVRFTQFYVPHAVCSASRAALLTGTYANRLEIFGALDHSAKHGLNPEETTIAEMLKANGYATGIVGKWHLGHQAPFLPTEQGFDSYYGLPYSNDMWPHHPEVKGYYPPLPLYENTAVIDTLDDQSMLTTNYTEKALEFIENSKDKPFFLYLAHSMTHVPLYVSDKFKGKSEHGLYGDVMMEVDWSVGQVRNKLDELGLAENTIVIFTSDNGPWLSYGGHAGLTGGLKEGKGTSWDGGIREPGIFVWPDHFPAGKVETQAAMTIDILPTLAEITGSKLPELPIDGRSILPMLEGKEMDPKPYFAYYNRNELQAVIFGNWKMVLPHSYRSIPEGTEMRNDGIPVKYHMLNLEKAELFDLSVDPNETKDLSASNPEIVAKLSQFADEARADMGDALTDSEGTGLRKHGRLEE, encoded by the coding sequence ATGAGATTTTCACATACCATTTACTTATTCACCGGTATTATACTGTCTTCCCTTTTTTCATCCTGTCAAAACAAGGAAGTTGAGTCGACTGAAACAGAAATACCATCTAAACCTAATATCGTCCTGATATTCGCTGATGATATGGGATATGGTGATTTAGGTGTCTATGGAGCCACCCAATGGGAGACTCCAAATCTTGATAAAATGGCATCTGATGGTGTAAGATTCACTCAATTTTATGTTCCTCATGCGGTTTGTTCAGCTTCCAGAGCAGCCTTATTGACGGGGACCTATGCGAATAGACTTGAGATTTTTGGAGCTTTGGATCACTCTGCTAAGCATGGATTAAACCCAGAAGAAACAACCATTGCTGAAATGCTTAAAGCCAATGGATATGCCACTGGGATCGTAGGAAAATGGCATTTGGGACACCAAGCACCTTTTCTTCCCACCGAACAAGGGTTTGACTCCTACTATGGACTTCCCTATTCGAATGATATGTGGCCCCATCACCCAGAGGTGAAAGGATACTACCCTCCTCTTCCATTATATGAGAATACAGCTGTTATAGATACTTTGGATGATCAAAGTATGTTGACTACTAATTACACTGAAAAGGCTTTAGAGTTCATTGAAAATAGCAAGGATAAGCCATTCTTCTTATACCTAGCACACAGCATGACTCATGTACCTCTTTACGTTTCAGATAAGTTTAAAGGAAAATCCGAGCATGGTCTTTACGGAGATGTAATGATGGAAGTGGATTGGTCTGTGGGTCAGGTTAGAAATAAATTAGATGAGCTTGGACTCGCTGAAAACACTATTGTGATATTCACCTCAGATAATGGACCTTGGCTTTCTTATGGTGGTCATGCAGGCTTGACAGGAGGACTTAAAGAAGGTAAAGGTACTTCATGGGATGGTGGCATTAGGGAACCAGGAATTTTTGTTTGGCCAGATCATTTTCCCGCAGGAAAAGTAGAAACACAAGCTGCCATGACTATTGATATCCTACCAACCCTTGCAGAAATCACAGGTTCTAAGCTCCCTGAATTGCCAATCGATGGGAGAAGTATTTTACCTATGCTTGAAGGCAAAGAGATGGACCCTAAGCCTTACTTTGCTTATTATAATCGAAATGAATTGCAGGCTGTAATTTTTGGTAATTGGAAGATGGTTCTTCCACATTCTTATAGAAGCATTCCAGAGGGAACAGAAATGCGAAATGATGGTATTCCTGTAAAATACCATATGCTGAATCTGGAAAAGGCAGAACTTTTCGATTTATCTGTTGACCCAAATGAGACTAAGGATCTATCAGCGAGTAATCCTGAAATTGTAGCCAAATTAAGCCAATTTGCAGATGAAGCCAGAGCTGATATGGGTGATGCTCTAACAGATTCCGAAGGAACAGGATTAAGAAAACATGGAAGATTAGAGGAATAA
- a CDS encoding FAD-dependent oxidoreductase — protein MITKNHFRISLLTILLCLGQLSYALAQDSYDIIIVGGGASGTAAGISAGRLGAKTLIIETTPWLGGMLTSAGVSAIDGNYRLPSGIWGEFKAELEAYYGGADKLATGWVSNTLFEPKVGNQILQNMVKSVEKLTVSFESDWSNADYSGGTWEVTYIKDGEKRLATASILIDATELGDVAASQGLPYRLGMDARDEIGESFAPEKSNDIIQDLTYVVTLQDYGEEADRTIPKPENYDPDEFACACAHADPISDNAPTLDCDKMLSYGKLPNGKYMINWPNCGNDYYLNLVEMSPQEREDAIEKAKQASLRFIYYIQHDLGYKHLGIAEDEYPTEDNLPMIPYHRESRRYEGMVDFTLPYVRTPYEAPKPFFRTGIAVGDYTIDHHHKKNLDAPAIDFVKIRVPSYSIPLGALIPKEHPALILAEKSISVSNIVNGATRLQPVVLGIGQAAGVLASIAVKNKEKLQAVSVREVQSILLNQGAYLLPFIDMNPNDNHFIAMQKIGATGILKGVGVPYLWANQTWFYPDRLVTEFELVDGLRPLYPALKDYWGASGDYLTGERFQEIVEILKPNTPLLEIAQTWKRSELEGSFTTEMQLTRLQVSVLLDEILDPFSLAVNWEGEVKSN, from the coding sequence ATGATTACAAAAAATCACTTTCGCATATCATTACTAACAATCCTTTTATGTTTAGGTCAGCTTTCTTACGCCTTAGCTCAGGATAGTTATGATATAATCATCGTGGGAGGTGGCGCCAGCGGAACTGCAGCAGGTATTTCTGCAGGTAGGTTGGGTGCCAAAACATTGATCATAGAAACTACTCCATGGCTAGGGGGAATGCTAACTTCTGCTGGAGTTTCTGCAATCGATGGGAATTATCGACTTCCTTCTGGGATTTGGGGAGAATTCAAAGCTGAACTGGAAGCATACTATGGAGGAGCTGATAAATTGGCAACCGGTTGGGTAAGTAATACACTATTTGAACCAAAAGTTGGAAATCAGATCCTCCAAAACATGGTAAAATCAGTGGAGAAATTAACGGTTTCATTCGAAAGTGATTGGAGTAATGCAGATTACTCAGGAGGTACTTGGGAAGTCACGTATATTAAAGATGGAGAGAAAAGACTAGCGACGGCTTCTATCCTTATTGACGCAACGGAATTGGGCGATGTGGCAGCTTCTCAGGGATTACCCTATCGACTTGGGATGGATGCGAGAGATGAAATTGGGGAAAGTTTTGCGCCTGAAAAGAGCAATGATATCATTCAGGACCTAACCTATGTGGTGACTTTGCAAGATTATGGAGAGGAGGCAGATAGGACAATACCAAAACCCGAAAATTATGATCCTGATGAGTTTGCTTGTGCCTGTGCACATGCAGACCCAATTTCTGACAATGCACCTACTTTGGATTGTGATAAAATGCTGAGTTATGGAAAACTACCCAATGGCAAATACATGATCAATTGGCCTAACTGTGGGAATGACTATTATTTGAATTTAGTAGAGATGAGTCCGCAAGAACGTGAAGATGCAATAGAGAAGGCCAAACAAGCAAGTCTTAGATTCATTTATTATATCCAACACGATCTTGGCTACAAGCATTTAGGAATTGCAGAAGATGAATATCCTACGGAAGATAATTTACCTATGATACCTTATCATAGGGAGTCCCGAAGGTATGAAGGGATGGTTGACTTCACTTTACCTTATGTTAGAACTCCTTATGAAGCACCAAAACCTTTTTTTAGAACAGGAATAGCTGTAGGTGATTATACTATTGACCATCATCATAAAAAGAACTTGGATGCTCCAGCAATTGACTTTGTGAAGATTAGGGTGCCTTCCTATTCCATTCCACTAGGAGCTTTGATTCCCAAAGAGCACCCAGCTTTGATTTTGGCGGAGAAAAGTATTTCTGTTTCTAATATTGTCAATGGAGCTACCCGGCTTCAACCAGTTGTTTTGGGCATTGGACAAGCTGCCGGAGTACTCGCTTCAATAGCGGTAAAGAATAAAGAAAAACTTCAAGCGGTTTCCGTCAGAGAGGTTCAATCAATTCTCCTAAATCAGGGCGCTTATCTTTTGCCTTTTATTGATATGAACCCAAATGACAATCACTTCATAGCCATGCAGAAAATAGGAGCTACTGGAATTCTAAAAGGAGTTGGCGTCCCTTATTTATGGGCAAATCAAACTTGGTTTTATCCGGATCGTTTGGTGACAGAATTTGAACTGGTAGATGGGCTGAGACCACTTTATCCTGCTTTGAAAGACTATTGGGGAGCTTCTGGAGATTATTTGACGGGAGAAAGATTTCAAGAAATTGTTGAAATACTTAAACCTAATACGCCATTACTGGAAATAGCGCAAACTTGGAAGCGAAGTGAATTAGAAGGAAGTTTTACAACAGAAATGCAACTCACAAGATTGCAAGTTTCTGTTTTACTGGATGAGATTCTGGATCCTTTTTCTTTGGCAGTCAATTGGGAAGGGGAAGTAAAAAGTAATTGA
- a CDS encoding ROK family protein — protein MNKPLIGVDIGGSHISAAQVALDDYSASIHQFFEADVNTYGEKGKIISSWSEVIKQAAGSNNDFYLGIAMPGPFDYDKGISLIKDQGKMATLYKQSVKDLLAKELGIIKDRILFSNDAEAFLKGESYAGAGRGYDNSIGITLGTGLGSSIKINEVVKDGKLWTAPFRGGIAEDFLGTSWFVSYAKDQYGLQINGVKDLFTQKIDSGIVENIFSTFGRSLGEFLFPYLIRLKSEAVVLGGKISLASEFYLPTTFQYLETMGYPVPIKVSELGEKSALIGACLPFIKP, from the coding sequence ATGAATAAACCATTAATAGGAGTAGATATTGGAGGATCTCATATTTCTGCCGCTCAGGTAGCTCTTGATGATTACTCAGCCTCTATTCATCAATTTTTTGAAGCAGATGTAAATACCTATGGAGAAAAGGGTAAGATTATTTCTTCTTGGTCAGAAGTTATAAAACAAGCTGCAGGATCGAATAATGATTTCTATTTGGGTATTGCTATGCCGGGACCATTTGATTATGATAAAGGGATTTCTTTGATCAAGGATCAAGGTAAAATGGCAACATTATACAAACAGTCCGTGAAGGATTTACTAGCAAAAGAGCTTGGGATTATTAAAGACCGAATTTTATTCTCTAATGATGCAGAGGCTTTTCTAAAAGGGGAAAGCTATGCAGGAGCGGGCAGAGGCTATGATAACTCCATTGGAATTACACTGGGAACAGGCTTAGGTTCTTCCATTAAAATCAATGAAGTAGTAAAAGATGGGAAGTTGTGGACAGCACCGTTTAGGGGTGGAATTGCCGAGGATTTTTTGGGAACCTCTTGGTTTGTTAGCTATGCAAAAGATCAATATGGACTTCAAATCAATGGTGTGAAAGATTTATTTACCCAAAAAATAGACTCGGGCATTGTTGAAAATATTTTCAGCACTTTTGGAAGATCTTTGGGGGAGTTTTTATTTCCCTATTTGATTAGATTGAAATCAGAGGCAGTAGTATTAGGTGGAAAAATAAGTTTAGCTTCTGAATTCTACCTCCCGACCACTTTTCAATACCTGGAAACCATGGGGTACCCAGTCCCAATTAAAGTTTCTGAATTAGGAGAAAAATCTGCCTTGATTGGTGCTTGCTTACCTTTTATTAAACCATGA
- a CDS encoding SusC/RagA family TonB-linked outer membrane protein, translated as MRKILSISFTLALMLCAVALAQGQSRILKGVVTAEGLPMPGVTILDKSTQTGTTTNVDGEYSISVGPNSVLVFSFIGYASQEFPVGNRTELNVNLVEDASELSEVVVTALGISKEKETLGYSLTEVDSESLTKARETNVANSLAGRVAGLVVKGTSSGPGGTSKVLLRGTPSINGSGSPLYVINGVPMDNTQRGGAGQWGGSDNGDGIGNLSPDDIETMTVLKGQAASALYGTRASNGVILITTKSGSKGGDWSASYNLNYMVENPVDFTDFQNEYGQGTGGQRPTTATDAQTTGRLAWGEPMGGNVIGFDGNQYPYSPTNDGYLEFYRTGSNFTNTVSVSKGLGSDGSFRMSVSNLNSKSIVPNSDMDRLSLNLNVDQNITDKLNVTAMVNYIDQKSDNIPNLSDGPKNPNNFLFLAPNVSQSIFAPGYNTDTGAETVFSDDIYVTNPYFIVNQGINDLGRKRTISALSTKYSFTDNIYAMVRIGNDVSNDDFFSIDPYGLAYSANLQGNLNSRGQSTRSELNIDGIFGAKVDLTEGLVMDALVGGNIRKNKFESVSVGGSRFVLPYLYSPFNVEAFSRGYSFSELEVHSGFYSLDFGIKDFLTLSTTGRYDVYSTLTSPVSDDNSIFSPSVSAAFLFDKFLNIPSMDFGKLRLSYAVTSGDPGVAYSNQFYYSSANSFAGVPAGSAPTSLPNLFLKPYTTDEFEIGLDMNFFNNRLGFDLAYYTKTTNNEIMNASLSIASGFNSAVVATGSIENKGLEVLVTGKPIQTNNFTWSTSFNLTKVQNKVLSTDENNNPINLGQNRATLGNAVTAFVVGEAGPQIRAYDYAYNSDGSIMVDEAGLPVRGELINMGTVIPTLYGGWNNEFNYKGISFSFLIDYNYGNKVLSATEFYSTFRGLNQVTLEGRESGVTNGGVTAPAEDYYKALAQNVTSTSVVDGDFIKLRQLTLGYSLPASLFGNTPVIKGLDISFVARNLGYLMRKAKNIDPEASFGSNINYAGIEGTALPSTRSFGFNLNFKLN; from the coding sequence ATGAGAAAAATTCTATCAATTTCTTTCACTTTGGCATTGATGTTATGTGCAGTAGCACTGGCTCAGGGTCAAAGTAGAATCTTGAAAGGGGTTGTGACTGCGGAAGGCTTACCTATGCCCGGAGTTACTATTCTTGACAAGAGTACACAGACGGGTACTACCACCAATGTGGATGGCGAGTATTCGATTTCTGTTGGACCAAATTCAGTTTTGGTTTTCTCATTTATCGGTTATGCTTCTCAGGAATTTCCTGTTGGAAACAGAACTGAATTAAATGTGAATTTAGTAGAGGATGCCAGCGAACTTTCAGAGGTTGTGGTTACCGCATTAGGTATCAGCAAGGAGAAAGAGACCTTAGGATATTCTTTGACTGAAGTAGACAGTGAATCCCTGACAAAAGCGCGTGAAACTAACGTAGCGAACTCTCTTGCAGGTCGAGTTGCGGGCTTAGTGGTAAAAGGAACCAGTTCCGGTCCTGGGGGTACTTCAAAGGTATTATTGAGAGGTACACCAAGTATAAATGGCTCTGGATCACCACTTTATGTGATCAATGGAGTGCCTATGGACAATACCCAAAGAGGTGGCGCTGGACAATGGGGTGGAAGTGATAATGGAGACGGTATCGGAAACCTTTCTCCTGATGATATCGAAACCATGACTGTATTGAAAGGTCAAGCAGCATCGGCACTATATGGTACTCGTGCTTCTAATGGTGTAATTTTGATTACAACAAAATCAGGTAGTAAAGGTGGTGATTGGAGTGCAAGCTATAACCTTAACTATATGGTGGAAAACCCTGTGGATTTCACAGATTTCCAAAATGAATATGGTCAGGGTACAGGAGGTCAAAGACCAACTACAGCTACCGATGCTCAAACTACTGGAAGATTAGCATGGGGTGAACCTATGGGAGGTAACGTTATTGGGTTTGATGGAAATCAATATCCTTATTCACCTACCAATGATGGTTATTTAGAATTCTATAGAACAGGCTCCAACTTTACCAACACGGTTTCAGTTTCTAAAGGGTTGGGTTCAGACGGTTCTTTTAGAATGTCTGTTTCTAATTTGAACTCAAAATCAATTGTTCCTAATAGTGATATGGATCGTTTGAGTTTGAATTTGAATGTAGATCAGAACATTACAGATAAGTTGAATGTGACAGCTATGGTCAATTACATTGATCAAAAGTCTGATAACATTCCAAACCTAAGTGATGGTCCAAAGAACCCAAACAACTTCTTGTTTTTAGCACCTAATGTTAGTCAAAGTATTTTTGCGCCGGGCTACAATACCGATACAGGAGCTGAAACAGTATTCAGTGATGATATATACGTAACAAATCCTTATTTCATTGTAAATCAAGGAATTAATGATTTGGGAAGAAAAAGAACTATTTCTGCTTTGTCTACCAAGTATAGTTTTACTGATAATATTTATGCTATGGTCAGAATCGGAAATGATGTTTCTAATGATGATTTCTTTAGCATTGATCCTTATGGGTTGGCATATTCTGCAAACCTTCAGGGTAATTTGAATTCTAGAGGTCAATCCACTAGGTCAGAACTAAATATTGATGGTATTTTCGGGGCAAAAGTTGACCTGACGGAAGGTTTGGTAATGGATGCCTTAGTAGGAGGTAATATTCGTAAGAATAAATTCGAGTCTGTAAGTGTTGGAGGTAGCCGTTTTGTGTTACCATACCTTTACTCTCCATTTAACGTAGAGGCTTTCTCAAGAGGATATTCTTTCTCAGAATTGGAAGTTCATTCTGGATTCTATTCATTGGATTTCGGAATCAAAGATTTCTTAACTCTTTCAACTACTGGTCGATATGATGTGTACAGTACATTGACAAGCCCAGTTTCTGATGATAATAGTATTTTCTCACCATCAGTTTCTGCAGCTTTCTTGTTTGATAAGTTCCTGAATATTCCATCTATGGATTTTGGAAAGTTAAGACTTTCTTATGCTGTTACAAGTGGTGATCCAGGAGTTGCTTATAGCAATCAATTCTATTATTCTTCTGCCAACTCCTTTGCAGGTGTGCCAGCAGGATCTGCTCCAACTTCCCTTCCAAACTTATTCTTGAAGCCTTATACAACGGATGAATTTGAAATTGGATTGGATATGAATTTCTTCAATAACCGATTAGGGTTTGATCTGGCTTACTATACTAAGACTACTAATAATGAGATTATGAATGCGAGCTTAAGTATTGCATCTGGTTTCAATAGTGCTGTAGTAGCTACTGGTTCTATCGAAAACAAAGGTTTGGAGGTATTGGTGACAGGTAAACCAATCCAGACAAATAATTTCACTTGGTCTACTTCTTTCAACTTGACCAAAGTGCAGAATAAAGTCTTGAGTACGGATGAGAATAACAATCCTATCAACTTAGGACAAAACCGAGCTACTCTAGGAAATGCAGTAACTGCCTTTGTTGTTGGAGAAGCTGGTCCACAGATCAGAGCCTATGACTATGCATACAATTCAGATGGTAGCATCATGGTGGATGAAGCAGGACTGCCAGTTCGTGGAGAATTAATCAATATGGGAACAGTAATTCCAACTCTTTATGGTGGATGGAATAACGAATTCAATTACAAAGGGATTTCATTTTCTTTCTTGATTGATTATAACTATGGTAACAAGGTTCTTTCCGCAACAGAGTTCTACTCGACTTTCAGAGGATTAAACCAAGTAACATTAGAAGGAAGAGAATCAGGTGTTACCAATGGTGGAGTAACTGCTCCAGCAGAAGATTACTACAAGGCATTGGCACAAAATGTAACTAGTACTTCTGTGGTTGATGGTGATTTCATCAAATTAAGACAATTGACGTTGGGCTATTCTTTACCAGCTTCATTGTTTGGAAATACTCCAGTAATTAAAGGTTTGGACATCTCATTTGTAGCCAGAAACTTGGGATATCTGATGAGAAAAGCCAAGAATATTGATCCTGAAGCAAGCTTTGGTTCTAATATCAATTATGCTGGTATAGAAGGAACGGCTTTGCCAAGTACTAGATCATTTGGTTTTAACCTGAACTTTAAACTGAACTAA